Part of the Toxotes jaculatrix isolate fToxJac2 chromosome 8, fToxJac2.pri, whole genome shotgun sequence genome is shown below.
tgtttctgtttatcaGCATTTCATCTCTGTATCCTTTCACATGACTGAACAAAAACCGAGCAGTAACCCGTTCCTTCTTTGATTTGCGTAATTACCATACCTCTGATTTctgtagataaaaaaaatcctctctcaATACTATACCTTGATACATTGATCAGTCACACTTTCAGCCGTGCTTGTACAGAATGTAAACCTTGAGGACACGATACAAAAGTATGTTTGTATCTGGTGCAAATATCAGGGGATAGATTTGTGCAaagttttgtctctgtgtttctctttgaaCTGTGCTTAAATTGCTCTTGTTTTTTGTACACATTAATACTTAATACATCATGACAATATCAACACAAAATCAAGAGAAAGAGATAGCATTTTATATGGACCACAGATATCACATACTACAGTATATAGGATAGGATAGCCCTTAGTATTGATAAGCGTTGTTAttgatgaagatttttttttctcttttcttttttttttcttaaactcaTACTGGCTGAAGTGCGTTATGATACAGCAAGGTCTTCGTCTGGAGGACGGGAAGGGCTTCCTAACCATCCGAGAGTCTTACGGCATACGGAGCCATGCAGGAGAAGGCCTCAGGCTGCCCTTGCTCCTGActcagagggttttttttggcTTGCTCTGAAGCCAATCCTTTGACTGTACAAAATATCACTGACTTGGTTAATTTGTCACCTGGTGAGAAGAATAAAATGGTGATTGTCAGACCAGCTTCCTCTGTGGTAAATTCTTTGTATCTCCATAAATGGCTTTGAAGGACAGTTGTGTAAGTGCAACCTCTGCGTCATGGTCTATTCATTTGTGCTCTGTAGAAAAACCTTTGCTCCTCATACACAACCTACATTAAAGCAAGTTGCCTCTTTATTGGTAAACTGAACACATGCGTCTGTTCTGTAATCTCTTGACTCATGTGTGTCTATGTCAAGATTTTAGTTATATTGTGACTAATGGCTCTATATTATTTGGTAGCCCACTGTTTTTACAGTTAGGTCCTGATCTATAGATGGGAACACTGGGGAAAACTTACCCATAACGTAATCTAACATCAGCTTACACTCCTGTAGTGTAACAGTGATCAGAGTGTGAGGTCCTCTGGGGATTTGATCTAAGGTCACATGGAAAACTAGGCAACCCAGGCATCAGATTGGTAATGTGGGTATGTCCGCAGTTTAAATCGGGCGCGGAGTCCAGCCAATAGTGTCAGGCTGTTGAGTCCCAGTCAGAAACAGCCCAACCTTGTCCACTCATTTACATAGGAAGCAATAAAAAGCAGTTCTGTCTCCTTGTGTCAGGATGAGGTTGGTTCAGCAGAGTGTCAGATCTCCAAAATCCCTCACCAGGcacacagttcattcagacTCATCTGGTCCATTGGGCTCTTAAACCCATGAGATTCAGTTTAATAAATCGTTGATGGCGAGGGCTGAGCAGGTCGACAGTCCAGCAGGTAGTTGGCTCAATTCTCTACGAAATTCTGTGATACAATATTCCACATGGTCCTCCTCTTCATCgacctctgtttttttttttttttttttttttttttttttaatatcatctGGTTTCCTATCTAATATGGCTCCTGAGTACTTTTTGAAAaacatatataacatatataaaaacaaaattatgaaCGACACTTCTGTTGGTTTTGTTTCACCCTTCTAGTCAGTCTTTCTACAAGTATAATGGCACCGCTGTATATGGCAATATGGCAAATTCTGTTACAAAATATGGCTGATGTAGGCTATCACATAATTGGAACAGATATTCCTCACCTAGATTTTTAATTAAGTAATCATATTTAAGCTATTTAATTACAAGATAACACTAATTTGAATAGCCTAAACACGTTATACTGTTACTATATATTTCTAGTTTTATTTCTTGTAGCTGTATATCTAATAGTTAAATGCAGAAGGGTGATCTATTCCCATACCTTATATGAGGGGTAAACTCTACATTAGGCACAAACCTCACACTGTCACCTCATTTTTACTCCCTGTCCTGATCCCCTGACtgcctcctccacttcctcctgacCCCCCACCGCCCCCTCCCGGTATGAAGTGTAGCTGCTCAATGGTGTTCTGCCTTTTCGCTGCAAAAGCCATCCTCCTCGCGCTGTGGCCACCTAGTGTTCCCGTTCCCATGACTACCCCCGCACCGGGCATCTCCCCCGCCCAGCCCATGCCCCCACTCATATGCCCAGTCATGGTCGtgttcctctcctgctctcgtCCAGACGTTGGGTGAGAGTTCATCTTGATCATGTGGTGCCGGTCAAGGGAGGGTGTAGCGCAGACGTTCTGCTGGGACTGGGCCTTCTGCTGACGAGGCAGCGTGGGGACAATCCCTCCTGTGTGGGCGTATGGATCTACAACACCCATGCCACCAACCCCCATCCTCTCTTCCAGATGGTCCGGGGACATGAGCAGCCGTTCCTGTCTCTCCTGCCTGTCCTGGGTCTTGCGGGTGAGGGTCTGCGTGTTGGAGTTCTTATTGGAGGCAGCCATGGCTTTGTAGTACTGGTGTTGCTGGTTCTTGGACAGCCTGGACAGTGTCCCCGTGTTGCCGGGGACATCACCCATGTTGAGCAGCTGGTCAGTGGACTTAACTTTCCTCGGGGGCTTGGAGAGAGTATCGTAGTTGGGGTTGTACTGGGGCTCTGGGGGATCCAGAGGGTAAGGATTGGGGGTGGGTGAAGCAGGCATGCCAGAAGGTGGCGGTGGGATCCAGGGTCGAGCTGCGTGCCTGGGGAGGGTCCCTCTCCCACTGAGGGTGTAGTCTCCACCCCAGTGAAGGTGGTGCTGAGAGGACTGGAGGGCCGGCTGGGCCGTGTGAGGCCGGCGCTTGGTGGTGCAGTAACCAGACGAGTACTCATCAAGACCTTTCTCTGGAAGCCAAACAAAATTTCTCTGAATTGTTTATCACCACAGTAAATAGAATCAGCACATAATGACGAATCCCGCACTTCATGCCACAGTGTCAAAAGTGTCACTGTGCTTCAGTACTCAACAGCTGCACAAACCACAGTTGTTGCAGGGCAGACAGACTGATACATTTCTCCTCATATTTCGAAAATCAAGGTACTTACCGAGGCGTTTGAGTGAGGAGTATCTGTTGAGCTCAGGCTTGGTGGCACTCTCATAGGAGGGAGGCAGCTGAGCCAGGTTGTGTAGGGAGTGGTGGAAGGCAGGCTGGGAtttggtgttgttgtgtttactggAGAGCAGGGTGCCTCCAGCTGCCAGCTGAGCATTGTTCATTCGAGGGGTGCGTTCTACAGAGACCACAGGGGAGAAAACGACTGTGTGTTAAATGAGATTTGCTCCTCTGGATATAGCGCGCCGCACGTAGCAGTGTGTGAATCTGCTAACATTCACTGGAACAGACAGACTTTAACTTGCTTTCAACACTAACACAAGCAACCAAAGCTATgataatcattattattgttgcgATGAATGAGTCTACTTTTGAGattaaaatgaatctgaatgAAGTAAATGAAGCATCAGGGTGATTACATGTAATTTACATAGGATCCCAGCTTTCGCCAGCTGCCTTACCGATagttgctgtgtgtttggggcTGGAGCCCGATGAGTGGATGAAATTGTGTTGCAAATTGCCCACTGTAAGTCAAAAGAACATAAGGTAATCAGCTCACAAAATGGATGTTGGAAGTTTCAGGTTCAATGGCATTTTAGCATAAAAGGTTCAAGGCAACTATGCACATACAGCTATCTGCATCAATTCCCCTTCACATGATCATATAATGCATACATATTTTATAAGCACCTATGTCCAGATTCCTgtgtatttaaattaaattttggaGAGGGGAATTAATATTACCACCTGAGGAAGTCAGAGGTATCTCTTCTCGGTGACCACAGCCAGTAAAGAGAAATACTGAGGCTTAATATTTTGTACACTACACTGAGGATTTTTCCTATCTTTTAAATAGTTGCAAAAATGGTGGTGGAAATTGACacgcacaaaaaaacatgtgtTCATATACAGAGGATGCCGTTACAACAGCTCTGATTGTGTGTCTGATTGTGCTATTCAGTAATGCTGTAAAAGCCCTAAACCCTCACATCTGTTGTCCTTGCTAGGCAGTCCTGGGGCGTAAAGATTTTTTGGAGCTCTCCCCAGTGTCCCCTGTCCGTCCCCTACAGTCAGAGCCACGCTGTTGTTTCTCTCATCCTGCTGGACTGGGCTAGACTGGTGCCGCAACATGTCAACCAGGGCTCTAATGATACAATAAAGACAAGCAAAAAGGAAATATGAGATTAAACTTGACAGTAACTGGCCAGTGGCTGATCACATCATTTTCTACAAGCATTTCAAATACTATTAAGTTATATTCATTAGCCTATGTTTTAAGACTAGCACTCATTTTGTAATGATAGGCAGTTGATCAACCATATTCATGTGAGGATGAAAATGTTGGGGCTTAGAATCACTGGGTAAGCAAATATGTTAACAAAGAaatttgtaataataataatatgatgtTCATTATTTGCATTCTTTAATGGACCAGTCACCACTTAATACTGGTCTACTACATCATCCTCCACAAGTGTAGCCAAAGATAGAAAAATGTAGCCTGgacaaaaattaaaatgcacaTATTTATTGCCAAGATTACGGGCCATGTATGAGataaaaagcagagaggaaatcaAAACAACCATGAGTTCTGCAGCAGCCACTCGATGAAATCAAATATGTTTCAGCTGATGACTAACAGCATTATTCCGAGCCCAGAATGATGAATGTAGGCCATTTATGGAGTCCTGAAAACCTAATTTCATTACAGTATTTATACATGGAATGAAGAAACAAATTCAACAGTGAGAAGTGATGAAAGAAAAATTTTCTAAGCCTCACCTGGGCATATTGAGGTCCCTTTGGTTGGCTTCCTGTTGCACCTTGTTGAAGACCACCTTGATGCCGACAGCGACAGCCACCATGAACACAACCACACCACCGATGACGAAGCCAGTGTTGTGGCTCTGCTGTTTCAGTGGATCAAAGTCTGGGTCAGGACCTAACTCCTCTGGTATAATCATGGAGTCTGTCTGTGGCTTGGCCCAGTCTGGAGAGTCATAGTTTTTACAGCTGTCCTGCTCCAGCTGCCGGCTACGCTCCGGACAGCAGAAGCGGTAGTGGCAGGTTCCACAGCAATAGATGAAGGTGTCCTTGGAGCAGTTGAAAGCGCTGTCAAAGTGTCCCATTACGTCATAATACCCCCGACATACATCCAT
Proteins encoded:
- the LOC121186289 gene encoding protein shisa-7 is translated as MTPTTNLRVLAVSLLSLLTAPLTTVVETSPSPPPQHIDPSGRPFTEEPKSGPSPSLLLLAIQANIRPAALQGRTKTPEKLPETSEGVLEAPPRPLPQVMFPKNVTSAEALAPPLGAAQVAPIPPRLIDPWMDVCRGYYDVMGHFDSAFNCSKDTFIYCCGTCHYRFCCPERSRQLEQDSCKNYDSPDWAKPQTDSMIIPEELGPDPDFDPLKQQSHNTGFVIGGVVVFMVAVAVGIKVVFNKVQQEANQRDLNMPRALVDMLRHQSSPVQQDERNNSVALTVGDGQGTLGRAPKNLYAPGLPSKDNRLGNLQHNFIHSSGSSPKHTATIERTPRMNNAQLAAGGTLLSSKHNNTKSQPAFHHSLHNLAQLPPSYESATKPELNRYSSLKRLEKGLDEYSSGYCTTKRRPHTAQPALQSSQHHLHWGGDYTLSGRGTLPRHAARPWIPPPPSGMPASPTPNPYPLDPPEPQYNPNYDTLSKPPRKVKSTDQLLNMGDVPGNTGTLSRLSKNQQHQYYKAMAASNKNSNTQTLTRKTQDRQERQERLLMSPDHLEERMGVGGMGVVDPYAHTGGIVPTLPRQQKAQSQQNVCATPSLDRHHMIKMNSHPTSGREQERNTTMTGHMSGGMGWAGEMPGAGVVMGTGTLGGHSARRMAFAAKRQNTIEQLHFIPGGGGGGSGGSGGGSQGIRTGSKNEVTV